The genomic stretch ATTGACCACCAGGAAATACTGGAAACACTGGAGTATGCCCGCAGCAACAAAAGTAATCGTGCTCTGATAGAGCAACTGATTGACAAAGCCGCCCGATGCAAAGGACTATCCCATCGTGAGGCAGCGTTACTATTGGAATGTGACCAACCGGATTTGATAGAACGTATCTTCCATCTGGCACAGGAAATCAAACATAAGTTTTACGGTAACCGTATTGTGATGTTCGCCCCCCTGTACCTTTCCAATTATTGTGTGAACGGATGTGTTTACTGTCCTTATCATTTGAAGAATAAGACCATAGCACGCAAGAAACTGACACAAGAAGAAATTCGTAAGGAAGTAATTGCCTTGCAGGATATGGGACACAAACGTCTGGCACTGGAAGCAGGAGAAGACCCGCTACGGAACCCTATAGAATATATATTGGAATCCATCCGGACCATTTATAGCATCAAGCATAAAAACGGAGCCATCCGACGGGTCAATGTCAACATAGCCGCCACCACCGTAGAAAACTATCGCAAACTGAAAGACGCAGGTATCGGCACTTATATTTTGTTTCAGGAAACTTATCATAAAGAAAATTACGAAGCCCTGCATCCCACCGGTCCGAAAAGCAAATATGCTTATCATACCGAAGCGATGGACCGTGCCATGGAAGCGGGAATTGACGATGTAGGACTAGGTGTTTTATTCGGGCTGAATACCTACCGCTATGACTTTGTAGGATTATTGATGCATGCCGAACATCTGGAAGCCACTTTCGGAGTAGGTCCGCATACCATCAGCGTTCCTCGTATTTGTCCGGCAGATGATATCGCCACGCAAGACTTTCCGGACGCCATCTCGGACGAGATATTCTGTAAGATTGTGGCAGTAATCCGTATTGCTGTTCCTTATACAGGCATGATTATCTCTACAAGGGAATCGGCTGCAACCCGACGTAAGGTCTTGAATCTGGGAATTTCACAAATCAGCGGCGGTTCCCGGACCAGCGTAGGCGGTTATGCCATTCCGGAAACACCGGAAGAAAACTCGGCACAATTCGATATCAGCGATACCCGTACTTTGGATGAAGTAGTGAACTGGTTGCTCGATTTAGGGCACATTCCCAGTTTCTGTACAGCTTGTTACCGAGAAGGACGTACAGGTGACCGCTTTATGTCATTAGTCAAATCGGGACAAATTGCTAATTGTTGTGCACCCAATGCATTGATGACACTGAAAGAGTATCTGGAAGATTATGCGACAGCGGATACACGAGCCAAGGGAATCCAATTGATAAAAAAAGAATTGGAACACATTCCCAACCCGAAAATAAAAGAAATAACAACCCGTAACCTGAAAAAGATAGAAGAAGGGAAACGAGATTTCAGATTCTAATCCGGCCCACGCGCCGGGCGATGTTTCCAGACTGATAAAGTAACCACATATGAGTTTAAACAACACCCCATCTGCCAACCGCCTGCACGTCGCCCTCTTCGGGCGGCGCAACAGTGGCAAGTCCTCTTTAATCAATGCCTTGACCGGACAGGATACTGCCCTTGTATCGGATATCCCCGGTACCACGACAGACACCGTGAGCAAAGCCATGGAGATTCAAGGAATCGGCCCTTGTCTCTTTATCGACACGCCGGGATTTGACGATGAAGGAGAATTAGGAGAAATGCGCATCATCCGCACGCTGAAAGCCATCGAACAAACAGACATAGCCTTACTTCTTTGTGAAGACGAAGCCCATGAAGAGGAAAAGAAGTGGATGAAGCAATTGGAGGAAAAAAACATCCCTGTCATCTTGCTACTGAACAAGGCTGACATACGAAAAGACATAGCATCCACCCTACTCCGTATAGAAAAAGATTGCGGTCAAAAGCCTCTCGTTATCAGCGCAAAGGAAAGAACAGGTATAAAGAAGATACATCAGGCGATTCTGGAAAAGTTACCGGCAGATTTCGGGCAACAAACCATTACCGGAAATCTGGTTAAAGAAGGAGATTTAGTGCTCTTAGTCATGCCGCAAGATATACAGGCTCCCAAAGGCCGTCTCATCCTTCCACAGGTACAAACGATGCGCGAATTATTGGACAAGAAATGTCTGGTGATGAGTTGTACAACAGACCAAATAGCTTCCATCTTGCAGGCTCTGTCCCGCCCTCCGAAACTGATTATAACCGACTCCCAGGTTTTTCATACCGTTTATGAACAAAAGCCGGCAGATAGCCTTCTCACCTCTTTCTCTGTCCTGATGGCAGGATATAAGGGAGATATACATTATTATATAGAAGGAGCCTCAGCCATAGACTGCCTCACCCCACAGTCACGGGTACTGATAGCGGAAGCCTGCACTCATGCCCCTGCCACCGAGGACATAGGCAGAGTAAAGCTTCCACGTATGTTGCGTAAAAAGATAGGCGAAGAGCTACAAATAGATATCGTTGCAGGTACAGACTTTCCGGAGGATTTGACACCCTATCACTTAATCATTCATTGCGGAGCCTGCATGTTCAATCGCAAATATGTACTAAACCGGATTGATAATGCCCGTAAGCAACAGATTCCCATGACTAATTATGGAGTGGCTATTGCACACTTGAACGGGATATTGGATAAGATAGCGTATTAAAAAGACATCTGTTCTTTTTTTGTTTCTATCACCACAAACCATTTATTTTCAACGGTTTGTGGTGTAAAAGGATCCGTAATTCCCCTTAACTGGTATGTATGTGGATTTTTACCATTGTTTCTGAAGACTCATAGATTTTCCTTCTTGATGTGTCCTACATGATGGTTCATCCATTTACTTCATTTACAAGGCCTTATCGTGCAAACACTTAGTTGAATTTATAGTTTCACCAAGGTGAAGCAATCGTATCACTTGGGTGACTACGCCTCTCCACTTAGGTGCCAATGCATTGTCACCTAGGTGAAACAACAAAAGAAGACAGACAAAGTTACAAAAGAAACCGGACGAGAATATAAAAAGGGGTACTAAACACATCTGCCATAGTGACCGGTAGCTATCAGGCCGACTCCACACAGGGAAAGGAGAACAAACCATTTCGGAGGGGAAAAAGAACTTCCGTCACCACATCTCACTGATTCTAAAGGAGATATAGTGACGGAAGAAAAAAAATAATCTGTTAATCCGCATAGATAATCACGGATGAATATACCGGACTATTCCGACAACATCCGCTTGATGAGATCAAGCTTTCACTACTGCCAACAA from Phocaeicola dorei encodes the following:
- the hydF gene encoding [FeFe] hydrogenase H-cluster maturation GTPase HydF, with the translated sequence MSLNNTPSANRLHVALFGRRNSGKSSLINALTGQDTALVSDIPGTTTDTVSKAMEIQGIGPCLFIDTPGFDDEGELGEMRIIRTLKAIEQTDIALLLCEDEAHEEEKKWMKQLEEKNIPVILLLNKADIRKDIASTLLRIEKDCGQKPLVISAKERTGIKKIHQAILEKLPADFGQQTITGNLVKEGDLVLLVMPQDIQAPKGRLILPQVQTMRELLDKKCLVMSCTTDQIASILQALSRPPKLIITDSQVFHTVYEQKPADSLLTSFSVLMAGYKGDIHYYIEGASAIDCLTPQSRVLIAEACTHAPATEDIGRVKLPRMLRKKIGEELQIDIVAGTDFPEDLTPYHLIIHCGACMFNRKYVLNRIDNARKQQIPMTNYGVAIAHLNGILDKIAY
- the hydG gene encoding [FeFe] hydrogenase H-cluster radical SAM maturase HydG; this translates as MYKADSKIAEEFIDHQEILETLEYARSNKSNRALIEQLIDKAARCKGLSHREAALLLECDQPDLIERIFHLAQEIKHKFYGNRIVMFAPLYLSNYCVNGCVYCPYHLKNKTIARKKLTQEEIRKEVIALQDMGHKRLALEAGEDPLRNPIEYILESIRTIYSIKHKNGAIRRVNVNIAATTVENYRKLKDAGIGTYILFQETYHKENYEALHPTGPKSKYAYHTEAMDRAMEAGIDDVGLGVLFGLNTYRYDFVGLLMHAEHLEATFGVGPHTISVPRICPADDIATQDFPDAISDEIFCKIVAVIRIAVPYTGMIISTRESAATRRKVLNLGISQISGGSRTSVGGYAIPETPEENSAQFDISDTRTLDEVVNWLLDLGHIPSFCTACYREGRTGDRFMSLVKSGQIANCCAPNALMTLKEYLEDYATADTRAKGIQLIKKELEHIPNPKIKEITTRNLKKIEEGKRDFRF